A single genomic interval of Oncorhynchus mykiss isolate Arlee chromosome 13, USDA_OmykA_1.1, whole genome shotgun sequence harbors:
- the LOC110486203 gene encoding mucin-2 isoform X3 has product MILFSHQLFILLWIVVTVVSFSVGVESNNTAPGTHDSPGITDTSMTPGDRSTTLLSTNTPVSTEPSSTTTDPTDPSTVLPSTDGTSLTTAAISITEEVSTTTDLTSTSDTTESKRAVGTTATETRTTSSVSTARLTSSHKTTAYTVTSSESTEKDSPSTDSDMTTTPTTTPALSRGDSLSTMEYTGRTSADVPTESNTTPDIIPTSSTTDTGTHETTAINTATTDTGTHETTVINTATTDTGTHETTVINTATTDTGTHETTVINTATTDTGTHETTVINTATTDTGTHETTVINTATTDTGTHETTVINTATTDTGTHETTAINTATTDTGTHETTVINTATTDTGTHETTVINTATTDTGTTDTGTHETTAINTATTDTGTHETTAINTATTDTGTHETTAINTATTDTATTDTGTHETTAINTATTDTGTTETGTHEITVINTGTTDTGTHETTAINTATTDTATTETGTHETTAINTATTDTGTHETTVINTATTDTGTHETTAINTTTTDTGTTETGTHETTAINTATGTHETTVINTATTDTGTHETTVINTATTDTGTHETTAINTATTDTGTHETTVINTATTDTGTHETIAINTATTDTGTTETGTHEITVINTGTTDTGTHETTAIDTATTDTGTTETGTHEITVINTATTDTGTHETTAINTTTTDTGTHETTAINTTTTDTGTHETTAINTATTDTGTHETTAINTATTDTGTHETTAINTTTTDTGTTDTGTHETTAINTATGTHETTAINTATTDTGTHETTVINTATTDTGTHETTVINTATTDTGTHETTVINTATTDTGTHETTVINTATTETGTHETTAINTATTDTGTHETTAINTATTDTGTHETTVINTATTDTGTKDSETTGSRITKSTIPPTGQTSLPVTEGSTMSSTPLSATTRGPETALPVSDGSTSSSPTATITGSPHTDKTTGTEGTTDSTTTAGTPALPPTSGSSSSPPSPGSTQTPGSSTAAPVDTSTTTPAPSPTISPTGETPGQPTSKTSESPLPPFHTSTSPTGGSTTQPESAITAATSLPPPISIVCPSSPCPYDSICLNGTCQCMSGTFLLEGRCVQAQVFSGDLHLNQTFQAEMSNRSSGIFKQTAARISEALRRALENESGYSQTDVVLLRRGSVIASVNNVFKLGSSATRTSTNAAIEKAIQACGTTCGTILQRATFNATDLCDQAPQPCDVRSTMCEYKEDGVTRCSCKAGYINSFYSNQSCTACPSGQRSEGDTCVPCTFGYAGFNCTDSALLAVVVIACVLGGVLLIMLLGLLAYCCWYRSQSVKKPSAEFSSPYPVEDFRGPWSTSQGITPIPRASTNWDSTPMEMTEGGSTHTPVDMKPHTNGAGFHILPKRGKKTGSYDLTSDSMNTFKGKNPSRYSYLVQGHENPYFKPADERRPI; this is encoded by the exons ATGATATTATTTTCTCATCAGCTTTTCATCCTCCTATGGATTGTTGTAACAG TGGTATCTTTTTCTGTAGGGGTAGAGTCCAACAACACGGCTCCTGGCACACATGACAGTCCTGGGATCACAGATACATCCATGACCCCAGGAGATAGATCCACCACCCTCTTATCCACAAATACCCCAGTCTCCACTGAACCCAGCTCCACCACCACAGACCCCACAGACCCCTCAACTGTCCTCCCTAGCACTGATGGCACCTCACTCACAACAGCAGCCATCTCTATAACTGAAGAGGTCTCTACTACAACAGACCTGACCTCAACTTCTGATACGACAGAGTCTAAGAGAGCAGTCGGCACCACTGCGACAGAAACAAGAACTACCTCGTCAGTCAGCACAGCAAGGTTGACTTCCTCCCACAAGACCACAGCGTACACTGTCACTTCCTCTGAGTCGACCGAAAAAGACAGTCCGTCCACAGACAGTGACATGACAACAACACCCACCACCACACCTGCCCTTAGCAGAGGTGACTCTCTGTCTACCATGGAATATACAGGCCGTACCTCAGCTGATGTCCCCACAGAGTCAAACACAACTCCAGACATTATCCCAACCAGCAGTACCACTGATACAGGTACACATGAAACAACAGCTATCAACACAGCTACCACAGATACAGGTACACATGAAACAACAGTTATCAACACAGCTACCACAGATACAGGTACACATGAAACAACAGTTATCAACACAGCTACCACAGATACAGGTACACATGAAACAACAGTTATCAACACAGCTACCACTGATACAGGTACACATGAAACAACAGTTATCAACACAGCTACCACAGATACAGGTACACATGAAACAACAGTTATCAACACAGCTACCACAGATACAGGTACACATGAAACAACAGTTATCAACACAGCTACCACTGATACAGGTACACATGAAACAACAGCTATCAACACAGCTACCACAGATACAGGTACACATGAAACAACAGTTATCAACACAGCTACCACAGATACAGGTACACATGAAACAACAGTTATCAACACAGCTACCACAGATACAGGTACCACAGATACAGGTACACATGAAACAACAGCTATCAACACAGCTACCACAGATACAGGTACACATGAAACAACAGCTATCAACACAGCTACCACAGATACAGGTACACATGAAACAACAGCTATCAACACAGCTACCACAGATACAG CTACCACAGATACAGGTACACATGAAACAACAGCTATCAACACAGCTACCACAGATACAGGTACCACAGAGACAGGCACACATGAAATAACAGTTATCAACACAGGTACCACAGATACAGGTACACATGAAACAACAGCTATCAACACAGCTACCACAGATACAGCTACCACAGAGACGGGTACACATGAAACAACAGCTATCAACACAGCTACCACAGATACAGGTACACATGAAACAACAGTTATCAACACAGCTACCACAGATACAGGTACACATGAAACAACAGCTATCAACACAACTACCACAGATACAGGTACCACAGAGACAGGTACACATGAAACAACAGCTATCAACACAGCTACAGGTACACATGAAACAACAGTTATCAACACAGCTACCACAGATACAGGTACACATGAAACAACAGTTATCAACACAGCTACCACAGATACAGGTACACATGAAACAACAGCTATCAACACAGCTACCACAGATACAGGTACACATGAAACAACAGTTATCAACACAGCTACGACAGATACAGGTACACATGAAACAATAGCTATCAACACAGCTACCACAGATACAGGTACCACAGAGACAGGCACACATGAAATAACAGTTATCAACACAGGTACCACAGATACAGGTACACATGAAACAACAGCTATCGACACAGCTACCACAGATACAGGTACCACAGAGACAGGCACACATGAAATAACAGTTATCAACACAGCTACCACAGATACAGGTACACATGAAACAACAGCTATCAACACAACTACCACAGATACAGGTACACATGAAACAACAGCTATCAACACAACTACCACAGATACAGGTACACATGAAACAACAGCTATCAACACAGCTACCACAGATACAGGTACACATGAAACAACAGCTATCAACACAGCTACCACAGATACAGGTACACATGAAACAACAGCTATCAACACAACTACCACAGATACAGGTACCACAGATACAGGTACACATGAAACAACAGCTATCAACACAGCTACAGGTACACATGAAACAACAGCTATCAACACAGCTACCACAGATACAGGTACACATGAAACAACAGTTATCAACACAGCTACCACAGATACAGGTACACATGAAACAACAGTTATCAACACAGCTACCACAGATACAGGTACACATGAAACAACAGTTATCAACACAGCTACCACAGATACAGGTACACATGAAACAACAGTTATCAACACAGCTACCACAGAAACAGGTACACATGAAACAACAGCTATCAACACAGCTACCACAGATACAGGTACACATGAAACAACAGCTATCAACACAGCTACCACAGATACAGGTACACATGAAACAACAGTTATCAACACAGCTACCACAGATACAGGTACCAAAGACAGTGAGACCACAGGTTCAAGGATCACAAAGTCCACCATCCCACCAACTGGTCAGACCTCTCTCCCAGTAACTGAGGGTAGTACCATGTCTTCAACACCCCTCTCCGCCACTACAAGGGGTCCTGAGACCGCTCTCCCAGTGAGCGATGGCTCCACGTCCTCATCCCCCACCGCTACCATTACAGGGAGCCCTCATACAGACAAAACCACTGGAACAGAGGGGACTACCGATTCTACAACCACAGCTGGCACTCCAGCTTTGCCCCCCACCTCCGGCTCTTCCTCCAGCCCACCCTCTCCAGGCTCAACCCAAACCCCAGGCAGCAGCACTGCTGCCCCCGTagacacctccaccaccacccctgcccccTCACCCACCATCTCACCTACAGGAG aaACCCCTGGGCAACCGACTAGCAAAACTAGTGAGAGTCCACTTCCTCCTTTCCACACCTCGACCTCCCCTACCGGTGGAAGCACCACCCAGCCAGAGTCAGCCATCACTGCTGCCACCTCCCTGCCTCCACCCATCTCCATAGTgtgtccctcctctccctgtccgtaTGATAGCATCTGCCTCAACGGCACCTGCCAGTGTATGTCTGGGACCTTCCTCTTAGAGGGCCGCTGTGTACAAG CCCAAGTCTTCTCTGGAGACCTGCATCTCAACCAGACATTTCAGGCTGAAATGAGCAACCGGTCATCAGGGATATTTAAGCAAACAGCAGCCAGGATCTCAGAAGCA CTGAGAAGAGCCTTGGAAAACGAGTCTGGATACAGCCAAACTGATGTGGTGCTGCTTCG GCGAGGCAGTGTGATCGCGTCCGTGAACAACGTGTTTAAACTAGGCTCCAGTGCCACCCGGACTTCGACCAATGCCGCTATAGAGAAAGCCATACAAGCTTGTGGGACGACCTGTGGGACCATACTGCAGAGAGCTACATTTAACG CCACTGACCTATGTGATCAGGCCCCCCAACCGTGTGATGTCCGCTCTACCATGTGCGAGTACAAAGAAGATGGAGTGACCAGATGCTCCTGTAAGGCTGGCTACATCAACAGCTTCTACTCAAACCAAAGCTGCACAG CCTGTCCCAGTGGTCAAAGGTCAGAGGGAGACACATGTGTGCC ATGCACGTTTGGCTATGCTGGATTCAACTGCACTGACT cgGCTCTGTTGGCAGTGGTGGTCATCGCCTGTGTACTGGGGGGAGTCCTCCTCATCATGCTGCTGGGCCTGCTTGCATACTGCTGCTG GTACCGGTCACAGTCAGTGAAGAAGCCTTCAGCAGAGTTCAGCAGCCCGTACCCTGTGGAGGACTTCCGGGGCCCCTGGTCCACCTCCCAGGGCATCACCCCGATCCCCCGGGCCAGCACCAACTGGGACTCAACCCCCATGGAGATGACCGAGGGGGGCAGCACACACACCCCGGTCGACATGAAGCCCCACACCAACGGAGCG GGATTCCACATCCTGCCTAAACGGGGGAAGAAG ACCGGGTCGTATGACCTGACCTCAGACAGCATGAACACGTTCAAGGGGAAGAACCCCTCTCGCTACTCCTACCTGGTGCAGGGCCACGAGAACCCTTACTTCAAACCTGCAGATGAGAGGAGACCCATATGA
- the LOC110486203 gene encoding mucin-2 isoform X29, whose protein sequence is MILFSHQLFILLWIVVTVVSFSVGVESNNTAPGTHDSPGITDTSMTPGDRSTTLLSTNTPVSTEPSSTTTDPTDPSTVLPSTDGTSLTTAAISITEEVSTTTDLTSTSDTTESKRAVGTTATETRTTSSVSTARLTSSHKTTAYTVTSSESTEKDSPSTDSDMTTTPTTTPALSRGDSLSTMEYTGRTSADVPTESNTTPDIIPTSSTTDTGTHETTAINTATTDTGTHETTVINTATTDTGTHETTVINTATTDTGTHETTVINTATTDTGTHETTVINTATTDTGTHETTVINTATTDTGTHETTVINTATTDTGTHETTAINTATTDTGTHETTVINTATTDTGTHETTVINTATTDTGTHETTVINTATTDTGTHETTAINTTTTDTGTTETGTHETTAINTATGTHETTVINTATTDTGTHETTVINTATTDTGTHETTAINTATTDTGTHETTVINTATTDTGTHETIAINTATTDTGTTETGTHEITVINTGTTDTGTHETTAIDTATTDTGTTETGTHEITVINTATTDTGTHETTAINTTTTDTGTHETTAINTTTTDTGTHETTAINTATTDTGTHETTAINTATTDTGTHETTAINTTTTDTGTTDTGTHETTAINTATGTHETTAINTATTDTGTHETTVINTATTDTGTHETTVINTATTDTGTHETTVINTATTDTGTHETTVINTATTETGTHETTAINTATTDTGTHETTAINTATTDTGTHETTVINTATTDTGTKDSETTGSRITKSTIPPTGQTSLPVTEGSTMSSTPLSATTRGPETALPVSDGSTSSSPTATITGSPHTDKTTGTEGTTDSTTTAGTPALPPTSGSSSSPPSPGSTQTPGSSTAAPVDTSTTTPAPSPTISPTGETPGQPTSKTSESPLPPFHTSTSPTGGSTTQPESAITAATSLPPPISIVCPSSPCPYDSICLNGTCQCMSGTFLLEGRCVQAQVFSGDLHLNQTFQAEMSNRSSGIFKQTAARISEALRRALENESGYSQTDVVLLRRGSVIASVNNVFKLGSSATRTSTNAAIEKAIQACGTTCGTILQRATFNATDLCDQAPQPCDVRSTMCEYKEDGVTRCSCKAGYINSFYSNQSCTACPSGQRSEGDTCVPCTFGYAGFNCTDSALLAVVVIACVLGGVLLIMLLGLLAYCCWYRSQSVKKPSAEFSSPYPVEDFRGPWSTSQGITPIPRASTNWDSTPMEMTEGGSTHTPVDMKPHTNGAGFHILPKRGKKTGSYDLTSDSMNTFKGKNPSRYSYLVQGHENPYFKPADERRPI, encoded by the exons ATGATATTATTTTCTCATCAGCTTTTCATCCTCCTATGGATTGTTGTAACAG TGGTATCTTTTTCTGTAGGGGTAGAGTCCAACAACACGGCTCCTGGCACACATGACAGTCCTGGGATCACAGATACATCCATGACCCCAGGAGATAGATCCACCACCCTCTTATCCACAAATACCCCAGTCTCCACTGAACCCAGCTCCACCACCACAGACCCCACAGACCCCTCAACTGTCCTCCCTAGCACTGATGGCACCTCACTCACAACAGCAGCCATCTCTATAACTGAAGAGGTCTCTACTACAACAGACCTGACCTCAACTTCTGATACGACAGAGTCTAAGAGAGCAGTCGGCACCACTGCGACAGAAACAAGAACTACCTCGTCAGTCAGCACAGCAAGGTTGACTTCCTCCCACAAGACCACAGCGTACACTGTCACTTCCTCTGAGTCGACCGAAAAAGACAGTCCGTCCACAGACAGTGACATGACAACAACACCCACCACCACACCTGCCCTTAGCAGAGGTGACTCTCTGTCTACCATGGAATATACAGGCCGTACCTCAGCTGATGTCCCCACAGAGTCAAACACAACTCCAGACATTATCCCAACCAGCAGTACCACTGATACAGGTACACATGAAACAACAGCTATCAACACAGCTACCACAGATACAGGTACACATGAAACAACAGTTATCAACACAGCTACCACAGATACAGGTACACATGAAACAACAGTTATCAACACAGCTACCACAGATACAGGTACACATGAAACAACAGTTATCAACACAGCTACCACTGATACAGGTACACATGAAACAACAGTTATCAACACAGCTACCACAGATACAGGTACACATGAAACAACAGTTATCAACACAGCTACCACAGATACAGGTACACATGAAACAACAGTTATCAACACAGCTACCACTGATACAGGTACACATGAAACAACAGCTATCAACACAGCTACCACAGATACAGGTACACATGAAACAACAGTTATCAACACAGCTACCACAGATACAGGTACACATGAAACAACAGTTATCAACACAGCTACCACAGATACAG GTACACATGAAACAACAGTTATCAACACAGCTACCACAGATACAGGTACACATGAAACAACAGCTATCAACACAACTACCACAGATACAGGTACCACAGAGACAGGTACACATGAAACAACAGCTATCAACACAGCTACAGGTACACATGAAACAACAGTTATCAACACAGCTACCACAGATACAGGTACACATGAAACAACAGTTATCAACACAGCTACCACAGATACAGGTACACATGAAACAACAGCTATCAACACAGCTACCACAGATACAGGTACACATGAAACAACAGTTATCAACACAGCTACGACAGATACAGGTACACATGAAACAATAGCTATCAACACAGCTACCACAGATACAGGTACCACAGAGACAGGCACACATGAAATAACAGTTATCAACACAGGTACCACAGATACAGGTACACATGAAACAACAGCTATCGACACAGCTACCACAGATACAGGTACCACAGAGACAGGCACACATGAAATAACAGTTATCAACACAGCTACCACAGATACAGGTACACATGAAACAACAGCTATCAACACAACTACCACAGATACAGGTACACATGAAACAACAGCTATCAACACAACTACCACAGATACAGGTACACATGAAACAACAGCTATCAACACAGCTACCACAGATACAGGTACACATGAAACAACAGCTATCAACACAGCTACCACAGATACAGGTACACATGAAACAACAGCTATCAACACAACTACCACAGATACAGGTACCACAGATACAGGTACACATGAAACAACAGCTATCAACACAGCTACAGGTACACATGAAACAACAGCTATCAACACAGCTACCACAGATACAGGTACACATGAAACAACAGTTATCAACACAGCTACCACAGATACAGGTACACATGAAACAACAGTTATCAACACAGCTACCACAGATACAGGTACACATGAAACAACAGTTATCAACACAGCTACCACAGATACAGGTACACATGAAACAACAGTTATCAACACAGCTACCACAGAAACAGGTACACATGAAACAACAGCTATCAACACAGCTACCACAGATACAGGTACACATGAAACAACAGCTATCAACACAGCTACCACAGATACAGGTACACATGAAACAACAGTTATCAACACAGCTACCACAGATACAGGTACCAAAGACAGTGAGACCACAGGTTCAAGGATCACAAAGTCCACCATCCCACCAACTGGTCAGACCTCTCTCCCAGTAACTGAGGGTAGTACCATGTCTTCAACACCCCTCTCCGCCACTACAAGGGGTCCTGAGACCGCTCTCCCAGTGAGCGATGGCTCCACGTCCTCATCCCCCACCGCTACCATTACAGGGAGCCCTCATACAGACAAAACCACTGGAACAGAGGGGACTACCGATTCTACAACCACAGCTGGCACTCCAGCTTTGCCCCCCACCTCCGGCTCTTCCTCCAGCCCACCCTCTCCAGGCTCAACCCAAACCCCAGGCAGCAGCACTGCTGCCCCCGTagacacctccaccaccacccctgcccccTCACCCACCATCTCACCTACAGGAG aaACCCCTGGGCAACCGACTAGCAAAACTAGTGAGAGTCCACTTCCTCCTTTCCACACCTCGACCTCCCCTACCGGTGGAAGCACCACCCAGCCAGAGTCAGCCATCACTGCTGCCACCTCCCTGCCTCCACCCATCTCCATAGTgtgtccctcctctccctgtccgtaTGATAGCATCTGCCTCAACGGCACCTGCCAGTGTATGTCTGGGACCTTCCTCTTAGAGGGCCGCTGTGTACAAG CCCAAGTCTTCTCTGGAGACCTGCATCTCAACCAGACATTTCAGGCTGAAATGAGCAACCGGTCATCAGGGATATTTAAGCAAACAGCAGCCAGGATCTCAGAAGCA CTGAGAAGAGCCTTGGAAAACGAGTCTGGATACAGCCAAACTGATGTGGTGCTGCTTCG GCGAGGCAGTGTGATCGCGTCCGTGAACAACGTGTTTAAACTAGGCTCCAGTGCCACCCGGACTTCGACCAATGCCGCTATAGAGAAAGCCATACAAGCTTGTGGGACGACCTGTGGGACCATACTGCAGAGAGCTACATTTAACG CCACTGACCTATGTGATCAGGCCCCCCAACCGTGTGATGTCCGCTCTACCATGTGCGAGTACAAAGAAGATGGAGTGACCAGATGCTCCTGTAAGGCTGGCTACATCAACAGCTTCTACTCAAACCAAAGCTGCACAG CCTGTCCCAGTGGTCAAAGGTCAGAGGGAGACACATGTGTGCC ATGCACGTTTGGCTATGCTGGATTCAACTGCACTGACT cgGCTCTGTTGGCAGTGGTGGTCATCGCCTGTGTACTGGGGGGAGTCCTCCTCATCATGCTGCTGGGCCTGCTTGCATACTGCTGCTG GTACCGGTCACAGTCAGTGAAGAAGCCTTCAGCAGAGTTCAGCAGCCCGTACCCTGTGGAGGACTTCCGGGGCCCCTGGTCCACCTCCCAGGGCATCACCCCGATCCCCCGGGCCAGCACCAACTGGGACTCAACCCCCATGGAGATGACCGAGGGGGGCAGCACACACACCCCGGTCGACATGAAGCCCCACACCAACGGAGCG GGATTCCACATCCTGCCTAAACGGGGGAAGAAG ACCGGGTCGTATGACCTGACCTCAGACAGCATGAACACGTTCAAGGGGAAGAACCCCTCTCGCTACTCCTACCTGGTGCAGGGCCACGAGAACCCTTACTTCAAACCTGCAGATGAGAGGAGACCCATATGA